From one Haloferax marinisediminis genomic stretch:
- a CDS encoding metal-binding protein, giving the protein MDTVDDWREALSEAGKLSPPIVQAIADAHGDRGIKAIEAVSERRVKRYRDFDVVVGYDDEYVVEDRGCTCKDSMYNLDPDEGERCWHVIAVDVADALDEVDYHDMWYSEVREFL; this is encoded by the coding sequence GTGGACACGGTCGACGACTGGCGAGAAGCACTCTCTGAGGCAGGGAAACTCTCGCCGCCAATCGTGCAGGCCATCGCGGATGCCCACGGCGACAGAGGCATCAAGGCCATCGAGGCCGTCTCCGAGCGACGCGTGAAACGCTACCGCGACTTCGACGTCGTCGTCGGCTACGACGACGAGTACGTGGTCGAAGACCGCGGGTGTACGTGCAAAGACTCGATGTACAACCTCGACCCCGACGAGGGTGAACGCTGCTGGCACGTCATCGCCGTCGACGTGGCCGACGCCCTCGACGAAGTCGACTACCACGACATGTGGTACTCCGAAGTGCGCGAATTTCTGTGA
- a CDS encoding MBL fold metallo-hydrolase, translated as MDIDNLPGADDVASIGPEALLDRIARGDRVPVLDVRSVREYDTWRIESESVDSRNVPYYEFLMDVDDELLARIPPSDDELVVVCVKGGASAYVVGLLEAEGIAAVNLEGGLNRWAQVYDTIEVSRFEGSGTLIQYQRPSSGCLAYMVVSDGEAAVVDPLRAFTDRYLEDVEALGVELRYAIDTHVHADHVSGVRALAARGAEAVIPKPSVARGVEYDVDYTTVADGDVLSVGGLSIRAVHTPGHTSGMTSYLVDERVILTGDSLFIESVGSPDPEGEGSAVADAVGLLYDTLDRQLLRFPDDVLVAPGHFSDAADPATDGTYTATLGELRGWMPTLGMTREAFVESLLSDDPPRPSNFEEIIDINLGRTSVDDDEAFELELGPNNCAVSEHPLTSD; from the coding sequence ATGGACATCGACAATCTTCCGGGCGCTGACGACGTGGCCTCGATTGGCCCCGAGGCACTGTTAGACCGGATTGCCCGTGGCGACCGGGTTCCTGTCCTCGACGTGCGTTCGGTGCGGGAGTACGACACGTGGCGCATCGAGAGTGAGAGCGTCGATAGCCGAAACGTTCCGTACTACGAGTTTCTGATGGATGTCGACGACGAACTGCTCGCCCGGATTCCACCCAGTGACGACGAACTGGTCGTCGTCTGCGTGAAAGGCGGTGCGAGCGCGTACGTGGTAGGGCTCCTCGAAGCAGAAGGAATCGCAGCGGTGAACCTCGAGGGGGGACTGAACAGGTGGGCACAGGTCTACGACACCATCGAAGTCTCGCGCTTCGAGGGGTCGGGGACGCTCATCCAGTACCAACGCCCGTCCAGTGGCTGTTTGGCCTACATGGTTGTGAGCGACGGCGAAGCAGCAGTCGTCGACCCGTTACGAGCGTTTACCGACCGATATCTCGAAGACGTCGAAGCGTTGGGTGTGGAGTTGCGCTACGCCATCGACACCCACGTCCACGCCGACCACGTGAGCGGCGTGCGCGCCCTCGCCGCCCGAGGTGCGGAAGCCGTCATCCCGAAGCCGTCGGTGGCCCGCGGTGTCGAATACGACGTCGACTACACGACGGTTGCAGACGGCGACGTGCTGTCAGTTGGAGGGCTCTCGATTCGGGCGGTACACACACCGGGGCACACCTCGGGGATGACCTCGTACCTCGTCGACGAGCGCGTCATCTTGACAGGGGACAGCCTGTTTATCGAAAGCGTCGGCAGCCCCGACCCTGAGGGCGAGGGGAGTGCTGTTGCCGACGCAGTGGGCCTGCTGTACGATACGCTCGACCGACAGCTTCTGCGCTTCCCTGACGACGTGCTCGTCGCACCCGGACACTTCAGTGACGCTGCAGACCCTGCCACCGACGGCACCTACACCGCGACGCTCGGCGAACTCCGCGGCTGGATGCCGACTCTCGGCATGACCCGCGAGGCGTTCGTCGAGTCTCTTCTCTCGGACGACCCCCCTCGGCCGAGTAACTTCGAGGAAATTATCGACATCAATCTCGGCCGCACATCGGTGGACGACGACGAGGCGTTCGAACTCGAACTCGGGCCGAACAACTGCGCGGTCAGTGAGCACCCGCTGACGAGTGACTGA
- a CDS encoding HVO_0234 family beta-propeller protein: MADFDLSIDEKRVYAEKSGKQTVYVASDMGVVTVDVSADLVGGFRIDHRCTPRDIAGSPGEVAIATADDVLLVQDGEYHELGFGPATTVGFHQNRVVAADESGRIARYGEDGWEEVGSAEEVRAIDGSLVAAADGVYRIGDGGLTHVGLDDASDVSDPAGRLGGAEGALLAATASGLYTLGNGWMDALDGETTVVESMPDGRAHAVGPDGVVSLEDDEWIPDPIPMDEAVVGVAHDAQATYAVTDVGTLCVQATEGDWRTQVLGLDAVGVAVQ, from the coding sequence ATGGCTGATTTCGACCTCTCTATCGACGAGAAACGGGTGTACGCTGAGAAGTCGGGGAAACAGACGGTGTACGTTGCCTCGGACATGGGTGTCGTGACCGTCGACGTCTCCGCTGACCTCGTCGGCGGGTTCCGCATCGACCACCGCTGTACCCCGCGAGACATCGCCGGGTCGCCGGGCGAAGTGGCTATCGCCACGGCCGACGACGTGCTGTTGGTCCAAGACGGCGAGTATCACGAACTCGGCTTCGGCCCCGCGACGACTGTCGGCTTTCATCAAAACCGCGTCGTCGCCGCCGACGAGTCGGGGCGCATCGCTCGCTACGGTGAAGACGGGTGGGAAGAAGTCGGGAGCGCCGAGGAGGTTCGCGCCATCGATGGAAGCCTCGTCGCGGCCGCTGACGGCGTCTACCGAATCGGCGACGGCGGCCTGACTCACGTCGGCCTCGACGACGCGTCCGACGTGTCCGACCCGGCGGGCCGTCTCGGCGGTGCCGAGGGGGCGTTGCTCGCCGCGACAGCGTCCGGCCTCTACACGCTCGGAAACGGCTGGATGGACGCGCTCGACGGGGAGACCACAGTCGTCGAATCGATGCCCGACGGCCGCGCCCACGCCGTGGGACCAGACGGGGTCGTCTCGCTCGAAGACGACGAATGGATTCCTGACCCGATTCCGATGGACGAGGCGGTCGTTGGAGTCGCTCACGACGCTCAGGCTACGTACGCCGTGACCGACGTGGGGACGCTTTGCGTGCAGGCGACCGAGGGCGACTGGCGGACGCAGGTGCTCGGGTTGGACGCCGTCGGTGTGGCGGTGCAGTAA
- a CDS encoding ribose-phosphate diphosphokinase, with amino-acid sequence MLVPGASSQALTAALASELGEPLAAVEYDRFPDGETLAAVPGFDADTATIVASTASNDAYIELLQLQDAVREAGAEEVTTVIPYMGYARQDKAFEVGHPISARAVARAVSTTTDRVVLVNPHEDAIADFFDVPVDIVDAAGLLAEPLPELHNPLFLSPDSGAIDIAETVRDAYGSGETDYFEKVRHSGTEVEITPSETDFEGRDVVITDDIIATGSTMSEAVAVLTDGGANRVFCATVHPLLARSARTKLSRAGIERVIGTDTIERDVSDVSVAPAIADVLER; translated from the coding sequence ATGCTCGTACCCGGCGCATCATCTCAGGCACTCACGGCCGCACTCGCTTCGGAACTCGGCGAGCCACTGGCGGCCGTCGAGTACGACCGCTTCCCGGATGGGGAGACGCTCGCGGCGGTCCCCGGTTTCGACGCCGACACCGCAACCATCGTCGCCAGCACCGCCAGCAACGACGCCTACATCGAACTGCTGCAACTCCAAGACGCCGTCCGCGAGGCCGGTGCCGAGGAGGTCACCACTGTCATCCCGTACATGGGCTACGCCCGACAGGACAAGGCGTTCGAAGTCGGCCACCCCATCTCGGCCCGAGCCGTCGCTCGCGCCGTGAGTACGACCACCGACCGCGTCGTCCTCGTCAATCCCCACGAAGATGCCATCGCCGACTTCTTCGACGTTCCCGTGGACATCGTCGACGCCGCCGGGCTGCTGGCCGAGCCGCTTCCAGAACTCCACAATCCACTGTTCCTCTCGCCCGACTCGGGTGCAATCGACATCGCCGAGACCGTCCGCGACGCCTACGGCTCCGGTGAGACCGACTACTTCGAGAAGGTTCGCCACTCGGGGACCGAAGTCGAGATTACGCCGAGCGAGACCGACTTCGAGGGCCGCGACGTAGTCATCACCGACGACATCATCGCGACGGGGTCGACGATGAGCGAGGCCGTCGCCGTCCTCACCGACGGCGGTGCCAACCGCGTCTTCTGTGCCACCGTCCACCCACTGCTCGCGCGGAGCGCCCGGACGAAACTCTCCCGCGCCGGTATCGAGCGTGTCATCGGGACCGACACCATCGAGCGCGACGTGAGCGACGTGTCTGTCGCGCCGGCCATCGCCGACGTTCTCGAACGCTAG
- a CDS encoding DUF7860 family protein, with translation MGRYGNLDYPFLAKTGLSLGLALFLFGAIGAKVALALSGGQIPGWERTLFFDAEWIGIALILFSPIVFGIVLPLTE, from the coding sequence ATGGGACGTTACGGTAACCTCGACTATCCATTCTTGGCAAAGACTGGGCTCAGCCTCGGCCTCGCACTCTTCCTGTTCGGTGCCATCGGCGCGAAAGTCGCACTTGCACTGAGCGGCGGACAGATTCCCGGATGGGAGCGAACGCTGTTCTTCGACGCCGAGTGGATTGGCATCGCACTCATCCTCTTTTCGCCCATCGTCTTCGGCATCGTCCTTCCGCTGACCGAGTAG
- a CDS encoding uracil-DNA glycosylase: MADPRFPDAADTLVVERDCTRCPALVKCRNRISWGVGPADATVMVVGEAPGAGNPDAEQWQGGNWTGMSYTAQHSGRRIRETMATVGYEDGVFYTNAVKCFPSDGEGSNRAPSAEEKANCLDHLVTELETIDPDVVIPTGRHATESVFSLDDISLDGFLDTVLEPVESERFGYTIVPLLHPSYRDVWLSRLGYELDEYFEDLAELLPVR, encoded by the coding sequence ATGGCCGACCCACGTTTTCCTGACGCCGCCGACACACTCGTCGTCGAACGCGACTGCACCCGGTGTCCTGCGCTCGTCAAGTGCCGGAACCGCATCTCGTGGGGAGTCGGCCCCGCGGACGCGACGGTGATGGTCGTCGGCGAAGCGCCCGGCGCGGGCAACCCCGACGCAGAGCAGTGGCAAGGCGGCAACTGGACTGGGATGTCCTACACAGCCCAGCACTCCGGGCGGCGCATCCGCGAGACGATGGCCACGGTAGGGTACGAAGACGGCGTGTTCTACACGAACGCAGTCAAGTGCTTTCCCTCGGACGGCGAGGGGTCGAATCGAGCACCCAGCGCAGAGGAGAAGGCGAACTGTCTCGACCATCTCGTCACCGAACTCGAAACCATCGACCCCGACGTGGTGATTCCGACCGGTCGGCACGCCACCGAGAGCGTCTTCTCGCTGGACGACATCTCGCTCGACGGCTTCCTCGACACGGTTCTCGAACCCGTCGAGAGCGAGCGATTCGGGTACACGATCGTCCCGCTTCTGCACCCTTCGTACCGTGACGTGTGGCTCTCGCGTCTCGGCTACGAGTTAGACGAGTATTTCGAGGATTTGGCCGAGTTGTTGCCCGTACGGTAG
- a CDS encoding helix-turn-helix transcriptional regulator — translation MNAALEDLKFLIRSNQRVAVLQRLAVSRCVRYELHSELEIPSSTLGRILGEFHDRAWIRRDDDVYELTFLGELLADELSALLDTVETVHQLKNIVDTLPISEMDCDLECWKEATITTASTDGVTEVIHRIVAMIQAADTVRLITRIEYDTALEDHRRAVVDGTQELEVVFTSSVLDEIFTDPDQSQLLLEILESGRAEFYSYDGTFPYVMGLFDDEYAGIGAVEAHGIPLGLVQTTDEAVCAWVADTIDHYRTQATRVSVSLVESNLS, via the coding sequence ATGAACGCCGCGCTCGAGGACCTGAAGTTCTTGATACGCTCGAATCAGCGGGTTGCAGTACTGCAACGTCTCGCAGTTTCTCGGTGTGTGCGATACGAACTGCACTCGGAACTGGAGATTCCTTCGTCGACCCTCGGGCGCATTCTCGGTGAGTTTCACGACCGGGCATGGATACGCCGTGACGACGACGTGTACGAACTAACGTTCCTCGGGGAGCTGCTCGCCGACGAGTTGTCTGCGCTGTTGGACACCGTCGAGACGGTTCACCAACTGAAGAATATCGTCGATACGCTTCCGATTTCGGAGATGGATTGTGACCTCGAGTGCTGGAAAGAGGCAACCATCACGACGGCGAGTACCGATGGCGTCACTGAGGTCATCCATCGAATCGTCGCGATGATACAGGCAGCGGACACGGTCCGTCTCATCACGCGCATCGAGTACGACACAGCGCTCGAAGACCACAGGAGAGCAGTCGTCGACGGGACACAGGAACTCGAAGTCGTGTTCACCAGCTCGGTTCTCGACGAGATTTTTACGGACCCCGACCAGTCTCAGTTGCTCCTCGAAATACTCGAGTCCGGCCGTGCTGAGTTCTACTCGTACGATGGGACGTTCCCGTACGTGATGGGACTCTTCGACGACGAGTACGCCGGCATCGGCGCCGTGGAAGCACATGGAATCCCGCTTGGACTCGTCCAAACGACCGACGAAGCGGTGTGTGCGTGGGTTGCGGACACCATCGACCACTACCGAACCCAAGCAACTCGGGTCTCTGTGTCTCTAGTCGAGAGTAACTTGTCGTAG
- a CDS encoding HIT family protein — protein MPDCIFCAIASRDIHGRIVHETEHSLAFLDVNPLAPGHTLVVPKDHYARLDDLPDEISADLFRTVDELVPRVEEAVDADATNVGINNGPAAGQEVEHVHVHIVPRFEDDGGNPIHAVAGDVPDLSDEEMDDIEAALSGL, from the coding sequence ATGCCTGACTGCATCTTTTGCGCGATTGCATCGCGCGACATCCACGGCCGAATCGTCCACGAGACCGAACACTCACTGGCGTTCCTCGACGTGAATCCTCTCGCGCCGGGACACACGCTGGTCGTCCCGAAGGACCACTACGCCCGCCTCGACGACCTGCCAGACGAGATTTCGGCGGACCTCTTCCGCACCGTCGACGAACTCGTCCCCCGCGTCGAGGAGGCAGTCGACGCCGACGCGACGAACGTCGGTATCAACAACGGCCCCGCCGCCGGACAGGAAGTCGAACACGTCCACGTCCACATCGTCCCCCGATTCGAGGACGACGGCGGCAACCCCATCCACGCCGTCGCAGGCGACGTGCCGGACCTCTCGGACGAGGAGATGGACGACATCGAAGCGGCACTCTCGGGCCTGTAG
- a CDS encoding tyrosine-type recombinase/integrase: MTAPEKSEPDAARELIGNAFGRKRDPLAGFEPQFEELDADAFDVFVRSGLDPIQPAPGTRTAYLRLIDDWTQHMERMGRHPACPSSDHVREYVDHCLLARGLKPTTVRTKLHRLEKIYRYWQSDPVFPHEVGYNPFEYVHSTTDLSQPPLKEPPRLSPQRLGELLRTLTDVRDRLIVVLQLKLGLRAGEVSTLRLANLSVSHTELRAAYPELGSNPALTGRENAVYIPSRYDEPGNKSHRARILPLDAEVRRALLQHLLIRSDTGDPWVFQSRTTATQITPEAINRVWKQAFRPEFDETDEHRAVTSHYGRHRFSTYWQVDNEIPRELVQYMRGDRIDDDDPSRQTIDSYVHTYYADIEPVYRQQMYSLGLPTDCSSL; encoded by the coding sequence ATGACCGCCCCGGAAAAATCGGAACCAGACGCAGCACGTGAATTGATTGGGAATGCGTTTGGCCGCAAACGAGACCCACTCGCTGGATTCGAACCTCAGTTTGAGGAACTTGATGCAGACGCCTTCGATGTATTCGTCCGGAGTGGTTTGGACCCAATACAGCCCGCACCGGGGACTCGAACAGCGTACCTTCGGCTCATCGATGACTGGACCCAGCATATGGAACGCATGGGACGTCACCCTGCGTGTCCGAGTTCAGATCACGTGAGGGAATACGTCGACCACTGTCTGCTGGCACGAGGCCTCAAACCAACAACTGTCCGGACGAAACTGCACCGACTTGAGAAAATATACCGATATTGGCAGTCGGACCCTGTATTCCCACACGAAGTCGGATACAATCCCTTCGAGTACGTGCACTCGACGACCGATCTTTCGCAACCTCCGTTGAAGGAACCTCCACGACTTTCTCCACAACGACTCGGCGAACTCCTTCGGACTCTCACAGACGTCCGCGACCGACTGATAGTGGTGCTCCAACTCAAACTGGGCCTCCGCGCAGGCGAAGTGAGCACGCTGCGACTCGCCAATCTCAGCGTGTCGCACACCGAATTACGTGCTGCATATCCGGAGCTCGGGTCAAACCCAGCGCTTACGGGACGCGAGAACGCGGTGTACATCCCTTCTCGATACGACGAACCAGGGAACAAATCACATCGGGCGCGGATATTACCACTCGATGCGGAAGTCAGACGAGCACTTCTCCAGCATCTCCTGATACGGTCGGATACCGGTGACCCGTGGGTGTTCCAGAGTCGCACAACGGCAACCCAGATTACGCCAGAGGCGATCAATCGCGTGTGGAAACAGGCATTCCGGCCAGAATTCGATGAGACAGACGAACATCGAGCAGTGACGAGCCACTACGGACGACATCGTTTCAGCACCTACTGGCAGGTCGACAACGAAATCCCACGCGAACTCGTCCAGTACATGCGCGGCGACCGGATTGACGACGACGATCCATCTCGCCAGACAATCGATAGCTACGTCCATACATACTACGCGGATATTGAACCGGTGTATCGACAGCAGATGTATTCGCTTGGACTTCCAACCGACTGTTCGTCACTATAG
- a CDS encoding DUF7344 domain-containing protein encodes MSTDSRAFDHHPLALEVCSCSPSTIRVLESPVRRRILCVLLERRTVAFRELTSALSRSSESVPSDDDLDDQHALLASLHHTHVPKLERAELVSVHSEDDVLSLDLHPDIYRGPLTAHLLRSVDQEVWAAVAAVYRDNRRGAVLTLLAQSGPTQTMESLASRLVESSVRGIDRSVSGGRETKADVEITLHHVHLPVLANVGLVDYDVTSGEVTYTGNRWFELGEFVETLPPRMRVGV; translated from the coding sequence ATGAGTACAGACTCCCGAGCGTTCGACCATCATCCGCTGGCGCTGGAAGTGTGCTCCTGTTCGCCGTCGACGATTCGGGTACTCGAATCCCCCGTTCGGCGACGAATACTGTGCGTGCTCTTGGAGCGAAGAACGGTTGCGTTCCGTGAACTCACGTCCGCACTCTCTCGTTCTTCTGAGTCCGTTCCCTCCGACGACGATCTCGACGACCAACACGCACTGCTCGCGTCCCTCCATCACACCCACGTCCCGAAACTCGAACGTGCCGAACTCGTTTCGGTTCACTCTGAGGACGACGTCCTCTCACTCGACCTCCACCCCGATATCTATCGCGGCCCGCTGACCGCGCACCTGCTTCGTTCGGTCGACCAAGAGGTGTGGGCCGCAGTCGCCGCCGTCTATCGGGACAACCGGAGAGGTGCGGTGCTCACACTGCTCGCACAATCTGGCCCGACACAGACGATGGAGTCTCTCGCTTCGAGGCTGGTCGAGTCGTCGGTTCGGGGGATCGACCGTTCTGTGAGTGGTGGACGTGAGACCAAAGCAGACGTGGAGATAACACTCCACCACGTTCACCTGCCCGTTCTCGCAAACGTCGGTCTCGTCGACTACGACGTCACCAGTGGCGAGGTGACGTACACGGGAAACCGATGGTTCGAACTCGGTGAGTTCGTCGAGACACTTCCACCCCGAATGCGTGTTGGGGTGTAA
- a CDS encoding PAS domain S-box protein, whose translation MSGQGGEWERETLAVFEQTRGTGEPLTTQEVTESLACTRRTVYNRLDRLVDRGILDTKKVGARGRVWWRVSPDTPTETTELPSDDRGVSDLVREAQFQSLVEEVTEYAIFALDTDGRVRTWNRGAERIKGYEAEEIIGEHFSVFYPPAERDENLPQHNLVEAARNGAIKEDGWRIRKDGTKFRAKVTLTAVTDGGDIRGYVKVTQDTTRQYRKRQRLAKQRDNLERELDDVFERIDDGFLAVDDGFSVVYVNERAESLLGKTESELLGETFGSALELLSGTDVEECFEHVRTNQEPVTCEGYVDLLGQWLAATIYPSENGLSIYLRDITTRRERARELETRVRQQEVITELGWLALENGDIDHLMSRAASLVSETLGTDYTKVLELRPNGDDLLLRQGVGWDEGIVGETTVSAIDRDSQAAHTLLTEEPIVVENLDEEQRFSGPELLTSHGVVSGVSTIVGSVDSPWGIFGTHHTERKTFTDQDINFIQSVAHILATAIRRHEHERALQQYETIVETIDDGVYVLDENQHFVMVNESYQEMMGYDRSEMIGEHCSLVVGEDIAREAAARRQSMRDDENHETLEARIERADGSHFFAESKFTRLQTLGEDERGDGSFVGSVGVVRETTERREYERTLERQRKQLAALNDLNGVIRDVTDAVIAQSTREEVESVVCDRLADAETYQFAWIGELDRSLDTVQIKATAGCEPIEGVELSLETELRGGGGYAALVDEALRTQTVQYRRGDDEDRDGELTTASNEANALFHELLAETNVESSVAIPIVHDETVLGVLMISTDRPDAFEGDEQAAIDHLGSIIGHALASIERKRALMSDEVIELNFRTQNLSNSLGHSFDMEGEISIEETVETGDGNYTAYGTVTDDAIDTLDAIIEATPNWKQLTVRNSENGVNSFEVRLSEPPITSAVAAQGGEIIEARIVDGTVHLGFHLPPGADVRTVIELVESQYPEIEMVSRKQVKRANPHLEDVLTEKLTDRQHSTIEACYHAGFFEWPRNSSGEEVAESLGISPPTFHQHLRAAERKVFETLLS comes from the coding sequence ATGTCGGGGCAAGGTGGCGAGTGGGAACGAGAGACCCTTGCGGTGTTCGAACAGACCCGAGGGACCGGCGAGCCGCTGACAACACAGGAAGTCACAGAAAGTCTGGCGTGTACGCGTCGCACGGTGTACAACCGCCTCGACAGACTCGTCGACCGAGGCATTCTCGATACCAAGAAGGTCGGTGCCCGCGGCCGTGTGTGGTGGCGTGTCTCTCCGGATACACCGACAGAGACCACCGAACTGCCGAGTGACGACAGAGGGGTCTCAGATCTCGTGAGAGAGGCGCAGTTCCAATCACTCGTCGAAGAGGTGACGGAGTACGCGATTTTCGCACTCGACACCGACGGACGAGTCCGAACCTGGAACCGAGGAGCCGAGCGAATCAAAGGGTACGAAGCCGAGGAAATCATCGGCGAACATTTCTCGGTGTTCTACCCACCAGCAGAACGAGACGAAAACCTCCCGCAACACAACTTGGTCGAGGCCGCTCGAAACGGAGCAATCAAAGAAGACGGGTGGCGCATCCGAAAAGATGGGACGAAGTTCAGAGCCAAAGTCACGCTGACCGCAGTCACCGACGGTGGAGACATCCGAGGCTACGTGAAGGTCACGCAGGACACGACGAGACAGTACAGAAAGCGACAACGGCTTGCGAAACAACGGGACAACCTCGAACGAGAACTCGACGACGTATTCGAGCGTATCGACGATGGGTTCCTCGCAGTGGACGACGGGTTCAGCGTGGTCTACGTAAACGAGCGTGCCGAGAGCTTACTCGGGAAAACCGAATCCGAACTGCTCGGAGAGACGTTCGGGAGCGCCTTGGAACTGCTGAGTGGAACCGACGTCGAGGAATGCTTCGAACATGTGCGCACGAACCAGGAACCGGTTACGTGTGAGGGCTACGTCGACCTGTTGGGACAGTGGCTCGCAGCGACCATCTATCCCTCTGAAAACGGACTCTCGATATATCTCCGGGATATTACCACACGACGAGAGCGAGCGCGCGAACTCGAGACGAGGGTTCGACAACAAGAAGTCATCACCGAACTCGGATGGCTTGCCCTCGAGAACGGCGACATCGACCATCTGATGTCTCGTGCGGCGTCGCTCGTCTCCGAGACGCTCGGGACCGACTACACCAAAGTGCTCGAACTGCGACCAAACGGTGACGATCTCCTTCTTCGGCAGGGGGTCGGGTGGGACGAGGGCATCGTCGGCGAGACAACCGTATCGGCAATCGACCGCGATTCGCAAGCCGCTCACACCCTCCTCACGGAAGAACCAATTGTCGTCGAAAACCTCGACGAAGAACAGCGATTCAGCGGCCCCGAGTTACTGACCTCGCACGGGGTCGTCAGCGGGGTCAGTACCATCGTCGGGTCGGTCGACTCCCCGTGGGGAATCTTCGGGACGCACCACACCGAGCGCAAGACGTTCACTGACCAAGATATCAACTTCATCCAGTCGGTGGCACACATCCTCGCGACCGCGATTCGCCGACACGAGCACGAACGCGCGCTCCAACAGTACGAGACGATCGTCGAAACGATCGACGACGGCGTGTACGTCCTCGACGAGAACCAGCACTTCGTCATGGTCAACGAGTCCTATCAGGAGATGATGGGGTACGACCGGTCGGAGATGATTGGAGAACACTGCTCGCTCGTCGTCGGAGAGGACATCGCACGAGAGGCCGCAGCCCGCAGGCAGTCGATGAGGGACGACGAGAACCACGAGACGCTGGAGGCGAGAATCGAACGCGCTGATGGGAGTCACTTCTTCGCCGAGAGTAAGTTCACCCGATTGCAGACGCTCGGTGAGGACGAGCGTGGAGACGGGTCGTTCGTCGGGTCAGTCGGCGTCGTCCGTGAGACAACCGAACGACGGGAATACGAACGCACACTCGAACGACAACGGAAGCAACTCGCCGCGCTCAACGACCTGAATGGCGTCATCAGAGACGTCACCGACGCAGTCATCGCCCAATCGACGCGCGAAGAGGTCGAATCCGTCGTCTGTGACCGCCTCGCGGACGCCGAAACCTACCAGTTCGCGTGGATTGGAGAACTCGACCGGTCACTCGACACCGTCCAAATCAAGGCCACGGCCGGCTGTGAGCCCATCGAAGGTGTCGAACTCTCACTCGAAACTGAGCTTCGGGGAGGAGGTGGATACGCCGCCCTCGTCGACGAAGCACTTCGGACCCAAACGGTGCAGTACAGACGAGGTGACGACGAAGACCGTGATGGAGAACTGACGACAGCGAGCAACGAAGCAAACGCGCTGTTCCACGAACTCCTCGCAGAGACCAACGTGGAGTCGTCTGTCGCGATTCCCATCGTACACGACGAGACAGTGCTCGGCGTGCTGATGATTTCGACAGACCGCCCGGACGCGTTCGAAGGTGACGAGCAGGCGGCAATCGACCACCTCGGGTCGATTATCGGCCACGCGCTCGCCAGTATCGAGCGCAAACGAGCGCTCATGAGCGACGAAGTCATCGAACTCAACTTCCGAACCCAGAACCTCTCCAACAGTCTCGGGCACTCGTTCGACATGGAGGGGGAGATATCTATCGAAGAAACGGTCGAAACCGGTGACGGAAACTACACCGCCTACGGGACCGTCACCGACGATGCCATCGACACACTCGATGCGATTATCGAGGCGACACCGAACTGGAAACAGTTGACCGTTCGGAACTCCGAAAATGGAGTCAACTCCTTCGAAGTCCGTCTTTCGGAACCACCAATCACGTCTGCCGTCGCAGCACAGGGTGGAGAGATAATCGAGGCGAGAATCGTCGACGGGACGGTTCATCTCGGCTTCCACCTGCCCCCCGGTGCGGACGTACGCACGGTTATCGAACTGGTCGAATCCCAGTATCCCGAAATCGAGATGGTAAGCCGCAAACAGGTGAAACGGGCGAATCCGCACCTCGAAGACGTCCTCACAGAGAAGTTGACTGACCGGCAACACTCCACCATCGAAGCGTGTTACCACGCTGGGTTTTTCGAGTGGCCGCGGAACAGTTCGGGCGAAGAAGTCGCTGAATCACTCGGTATCAGTCCACCAACGTTCCACCAGCACCTCCGGGCCGCTGAGCGAAAGGTCTTCGAGACACTGCTCTCTTGA